The following DNA comes from Micromonospora chokoriensis.
CCCGGGCGTCAGCCGGGGTACGCCCCGAGCTGTCCACCACCACCCGCAGCGGCTGCCGGATGGCCAGGCTGCCGTCGCGCAGGTTGCGAGCGGTCAGCCGGGGGTCGTCGGCGAGCACGGTGCCCACCCCGGCGAGCACCGCGTCGACAGTGCCCCGCAGCGCGTGCACGTCGATCCGGGCGGCCTCCGAGGTGATCCACATGCTGGTGCCGTCCAGAGCGGCGGCGCGCCCGTCGAGCGTGGCGGCGTACTTCCAGATCACGTACGGCCAGCCGCGGCGCATCGAGGTCAGCCATGCGACGTTGCCGGCCTCGGCCTCGTCGCCGCGTACCCCGAGGTCGACGCGGACCCCGGCGGCGCGCAGGGTGGCGGCGCCACCGGACGCGACCGGGTTGGGATCGGGTACGGCGATGACCACCCGGGCGACCCCGGCCTGGACCAGCGCGGAACTACAGGGGCCGGTGCGGCCGGTGTGGTCACAGGGCTCCAGGGTGACGACCGCGGTGCCGCCCTTGGCCCGCTGCCCGGCCTGCGCCAGGGCGACGATCTCGGCGTGCGGCCCGCCGGCGTACGCGTGGAAGCCCTCCCCCACGACCTGGCCGTCCTCGTCGAGCAGCACGCACCCGACCACCGGATTGGGGCTGGTCGTACCGAGCCCGCGCGCCGCCAACTCGATCGCACGCCGCATCGCCTCGTCAACGGAGACGCTGGCCATCGCCCTGCCCTGCCCTCTCACTCGCCGTCCGCGCGCTGGCGGTCAGGGAGGCGGCGGCCATGGGGCCGCGGGCAGGCGGAGGCGGAATCCGGGAACGGCACAGCCGCCCCGGGAGGTCGGCACGGCACGCTGAAGCCAGCGGCCGGCACGGACCGTCCGTCCCGCGCGCTGTCTCCCATCCGGACTGTCTGGGCGCGGACGAACCGCCCCCAACCGTCGGCCCCGGATTTTCACCAGGTCCACCGGGCGGCAGAGCCGTCCGGGTCGCGGGCTGACCACGGTTGGACCGTGGATCACCGCCGGTTCGGAATTTCACCGAGTCCCGCCAGCGCGTGGTGGGTTATACCGGCAGTCTTACACGCTGACGCCGCTCCGCCGCCACCTAGGCGAGCTACTTCACAGCGGGATCACGCGTCAGGTGACGCCGCGACGCCGGTCCACCGCCACGTACGACCCGGGTTGGCTCTTGGCGACCGTCTTCATCTCCGACGCCACCGCGATCACCTCCAGGGGGTCGGTGAACCGCCTGCCGGCGTCGGAGAGGGACACCCCGATGGAGAGCGTGACCAGGGCGGCGCGACGGATGTTGCCCCGCCGGTCCTTCAGCTCGACGAAGCCGCGCTCCCGGTCGGTCGGGTCGTAGAGCGTGTCGGCGGCGGTCTCGAAGTCCACCACCGCCTGGGAGGTCAGCGGGCGGACCTGGTCCGGGGCGCAGACGATGACGAAGTCGTCACCGCCGACGTGGCCGAGAAAGGCCGGCGGCAGGCCGACACCCACCACCGCCCGGTGCAGGCTGCGGGCCAACGCGGAGATGAAGTCGTCGCCCCGGACGAAGCCGTACCGGTCGTTGACGCTCTTGAACCGGTCGATGTCGACGTAGCCGACGGCGTAGTCCACGCCCTGCCGCACCCGGTCGCTGATCTCCCGACGGATCCGGCTGTTGCCGGGCAGCCCGGTCAGCGGGGAGACCTCCCGGAACTCCTTGTTGCGGCGCAGCGTGGACGAGACCCGGGCCACCAGTTCGGCGGTGTCGAACGGCTTGACCAGGTAGTCGTCGGCGCCGGCGCTGAGCCCCAGCACCTTGTCGACGGTCATCCCCTTGGCCGTCAACATGATCACCGGCAGGGCGGAGGTCATCGGGTCGGCGCGCAGCCGACGGGTCAGCTCCAGGCCGTCGATCCGGGGCATCATGAGGTCGACCACCGCCAGGTCGGGACGCTCACGTTCGATGACCTCGAGGGCCTCCTGGCCGTCGCTGGCGTGGATCACGTCGAAGCCGTGCAGGCGCAGGTTGAACTCGACGAAACGAGCGATGTCCTCGTCGTCGTCGACGACGAGGATGATGTCCTTGCGGTCGCCGTCGGGTTCCACGTCAGGCGCCGGGAGCCGCGCGTTCCGCCAGCGTACGCAGCCGCCGTACCGCCTCCGCCGGGTCGGCGGCGCCGTAGACAGCGGTGCCGGCGACGAACGCGTCGGCGCCCGCCGCGGCGGCCTGCTCGATGGTGTCGGCGGCGATCCCGCCGTCCACCTCGATGCGCAGTTCCAGGTGCCCGGTCGAGACGTGCCGGCGGGCGGCACGCACCTTGTCGAGCAGGTGCGGGATGAACCGCTGCCCACCGAAGCCGGCCTTGATCGTCATGATCAGCAGCGTGTCGAAGCTGGGCAGCAGGTCCAGGTACGGCTCGATCGGGGTGTCCCGGTCGATGGCCAGTCCCGCCTTCGCGCCGGCCGACCGCAGGTCCTTGGCCAGCGCCACCGGATCGTCGGAGGCCTCGGCGTGGAAGGTGACGTTGTACGCTCCGGCGTCGGCGTAACCGGGAGCCCACCGACGCGGATCCTCGATCATCAGGTGCACGTCGAACGGCATCGCGGTGACGGCCCGCAGGCTCTGCACCACGGGCAGGCCGATGGTCAGGTTCGGCACGAAGTGGTTGTCCATCACGTCGACGTGCAACCAGTCCGCGGCGTCCTCGACGGCACGGACCTCTTCGGCGAGGCGGGAGAAATCGGCGGCCAGGATGCTCGGCGCGACGATCGGCGGCGGTACGGTCACGTGGCCAGTGTACGAACGTGGCGACCCGCTACCCGCATCGCGCCACCTTCGGGGACGCGCTGTGACCCAGCAGTGACCACTGGTGCAGAATTGGCCGATCCGGATCCCCCAATCCGGACGAACAGACGTCAATGGCTGGCCGATCGGCGGAAAGGCGACGACACTCCAACCGGGACTGTGCCATAGGCTGCACGCCCGCCGGGGTCTCGCCATGGGCGCGGCGACCGGCCGCCAGCTCCCGGGAAGGGCGGACGATGCGACGGTGGCTCCCAGCGCTGGTGCTGGCCGGCGTCACGACGATACTGCTGGCCGGTTGCGCGCCGGCCCGAGGCGCGGACGGTGACCTCACCGACGACTGGCCGGCGCTGCGGGTACCGAAGCCGTTCAGCCCGGCCACCGACACCTGTCTCCCCCGGATCATCCCGGTCGTGCAGGCCAGCACGTACGAGACGGTGGACTGCGCGCGCAACCACCTGGCCGAGACCATCCACGTCGGCACCTTCACCGGACCGGACGCACTGACCGAGGCCCGGCCCGAGCCCGGCTCGCCGGCGCTGCGCACCGCCCGCGCGGAGTGCGACCAGCGGGCCCGGGAGGTGCTCGGCGGCGACTGGCACACCGCCCGGCTCGCGTTGAACCTCGCGTTGCCGTCCGCCCCCGCCTGGTCCGGCGGGGCACGCTGGTTCCGCTGCGACCTGAGCGAGACCGGCAGCATCGACAACACCCGACCGGTCAACCGCACCGGCAGCCTGCGCGGCGCGTTGATCGGCGACAGCCCGCTCACGCACCGCTGCTTCGACCCGAAGCTGATCGGCGACAACCTCAACTACATGGCGCCCGTGCTCTGCACCGAACCGCACCGCGCCGAGTTCGTGGGCGTCTACGAGGAACGCGACATGAGTTGGGCCGACTTCAGCAAGGCCGCCGCCCAGGCGCACCGGCGTTGCATGGAGCTGATCGCCACGTTCGCGGCGGTGCCGAACAACAGCGAACTGCCGTACCGAGCGGGGTCGATCTACTACCCACCGTCGCAACGCGAGTGGGAGGAGGGCGACCGCGGAGTGCGCTGTTTCCTGTGGAGCGACGACCGCAAACTCACCCGTTCGATGCGCGGCGCCGGCCCCGAGGGACTTCCGGCGATCTGAGCGGTGGTGCCGTATGCTGCTGCGCCGTGGCGCCACCGCCCGGCCGGGTCCGGTCGGCGGCCACCAGCGGCGGGGAGGTCAGGGATGCGACGGTGGTTGACGGCGTTCGCCGGAGGTGCGGCCCTGACGCTGGCACTGGCCGGATGCAGCGCGCCCGCCGGCCTCGACCGGGACCTCGTCGACGACTGGCCGGCGCCCGTCGCGGCGCAGCAGTTCGTCCCCGCCGCCGACGTCTGCCACCAGACCACCCAGCAGGTCGGCTTCCTGACCGGCTACAACCCGACGCCGTGCACCGAGGCGCACCGGGTCGAGACCATGCACGTCGGCACCCTCACCGGTCCGGCCGCCGAGCCCGGCACGACGCCGCTGCCCGGTTCGGCGGGCATGCGGGCCGCGCAGGCCGCGTGCGACAAACAGGTCAACAAGGCGGTCGGCGCCGACTGGCGCTCCGGGCGACTCGGCCTGACCGTCGTGCTGCCGTCACCGCAGGCCTGGGCCGGCGGGGCCCGCTGGTACCGCTGCGACGTCACCGAGATCGTCAGCATCGACGACACCACCGTCGACCTGCGCACCGGCAGCCTCCGGGGCTCGTTGTCCGGTGCCGCCCCTCTGGCGTACCGCTGCTTCAACCCGAAGATGGTCAAGGACGACATCGACGAGATGGTGCCGGTGTCCTGCACCGCGAAGCACCACGCCGAGTTCGTCGGGGTGTGGCAGGCCCCGGACGTCAGCTACGCCGAGTTCTCCCGCACCACCAAGCGCACCCACAAGGCCTGCCAGTCGATGATCGCCAAGTACGCGAAGGTGCCGGACAACTCCCAACTCGACTTCCGCGCCGGAACGATCTACTACCAGCCGTACGAGGAAGAGTGGAAGAACGGCAACCGCGGCGTGCAGTGCTTCCTCTGGATCTCCGACCGGGACCTGACCCGCTCGATGAAGAACGCCGGCCCCAAGGGCCTCCCGGTCACCTGAGCCGCCGCGTCCGGCCGGGGGAACCGGCCGGACGCGAACCGCGTCAGTTTCGGCGCAGGACCGCGAGGAACATCGCGTCGGTGCCGTGGCGGTGTGGCCACAGCTGCACGGTCGGCCCGTCGCCCAGACCGGGCATCCCGGCCGGCAGCAACGGACGGGCGTCCACGAAGTCCACCGCGACACCGCTGCGGCGGGCCGCCTCGGTCACCGTCACGTGCGTCTCGACGGTGTGCGGCGAGCAGGTGACATAGGCGACCAGGCCACCGGGCCGGACCGCCCGCAGCGCCGCACCGAGCAACTCCCGTTGCAGCCGGGTCAGCGGCGGCAGGTCCGACGGCTGGCGACGCCAGCGCGACTCCGGCCGACGACGCAGCGAGCCCAGCCCCGTGCACGGTGCGTCCACCAGCACCCGGTCGAAGTGCTGCTCGGGCAGCTTCGGGTCGCCACCGACCTCCCGGCCGTCCATGGCCAGCACGGCCACCGGCAGGCCCCGGGTCGCCTGGGACACCAACCGGGCCCGGTGGTCGGCCACCTCCACAGCTGTCACCCGGGCACCACGCTGGGCGGCCAGGGCACCCAGCAGACCGGCCTTGCCACCCGGACCGGCGCACAGGTCCAGCCAGCGCCCGTCCGGACCGTCGAGCGGCGCGTCGGCGAGCGCCGCCGCCACCAACTGGGAGCCCTCGTCCTGGACGTGGGCAAGGCCGTCGGCCACCGCCGGCACGTCGCCGGGCGCCCCGCCGGGCAGATAGACGGCGTACGGCGAGAAGGCACCGGGTGCACCGCCCACCTGGTCGGCCAGGTCGACCGGGTCGATCAGCCCTGGCCGGGCACAGAGGTGCACCGCCGGACGCTCGTTGTCCTCGATCAGGAGGCGGGTCGTCTCGCCGAGGTCGCCGCCGAGCGCCTCGGAGAAGGCCCGCACGATCCACTGCGGATGGCTGTACGCCAGGGCCAGGTGCCCGACCGGATCGGTCTCCATCGGTGGGGCGAGCTTCGCCACCCAGGCGTCCACGTCACGGGTGGACACCTCGCGCAGCACCGCGTTGGCGAAACCCGCGGCACCCGGCGCGACCGAGCGAACCAGGTCCACTGTCGACGAGACAGCGGCGTGCGGCGGCACCCGGGTGTACAGCAACTGGTACGCCCCGAGCCGCAACGCGTCACGTGCCGGAGGGTCGATGCGGGCCACGTCCCGACCGGACGCGTCGGTCAGGATCGCGTCCAACGTGCCCAGATGGCGCAGGGTGCCGTAGGTCAGCTCGGTGGCGAAGGCCGCGTCCCGGCCGAACAGCCCCTCCTCCCGCAGGATGGTGGGCAGCACCAGGTTGGCGAACGCGTCGTCGCGGTGCACCGCCGCCACCGCCTCGTACGCGGCCCGACGCGGTCGGTCCAGTGGCGGCCGGGCCGGCCGACGGTCCCCGCCACGCCCCGAGGGCGGACCCGAGCGCGTGGGACGCGTCCCCTCCGGGGCCGTCACGCGAACTCCTCGCCGGTGCCGACGCGCACGCCGCGCGCCCAGTCGGTGGCGCCCATCGCCCGCTTACCGGCGGCACGGACCTCACCGAGGCGCACCGGCACGGTCGCCGTGCCGGCGAGCACCCGGGACTTCTCCACCAGCAACTCCCCCGGCTTCAACTCCGGGCCGTCGGGCTCCGGCACGACCGGGCCGAGCTTCACCCGCTCGCCGCGGAACGTGGTCCAGCCCCCCGGGGCCGGGGTGCACGCGCGCAGGCGACGGTCCACGGCGAAAGCGGGGTCGCCCCAGCGCACCCGGGCGTCGTCCACTGTCAGTTTCGGTGCCAGCGACACCCCGTCGGCGGGCTGCGGCTCGGCCCGCGCGGTGCCGTCGGCGATCGCGTCGAGCACCGCCACCAGCAGCCCGGCGCCGGAGTCGGCGAGCCGCCCCAGCAGATCGCCGGAGGTGTCGGCGGCGCGGATCTCGTCGGTGAGAGTGCCGTAGACCGGGCCGGTGTCCAGGCCCTCCTCCAGCTGGAAGACGCTGGCACCGGTCAGCTCGTCGCCGTGCAGGACGGCGTGCTGCACGGGCGCGGCGCCACGCCAGGCGGGCAGCAGCGAGAAGTGCAGGTTGATCCAGCCGTGCCGGGGGATCTCCAGGGCGGCCGGCGGCACCAGCGCGCCGTAGGCGACCACCGGCACGCAGTCCGGTGCGAGGGCGCGGAGCCGGTCGAGGAACTCGGGCTCGCGGGGCCGGGCCGGCGTGAGCACCTCCACGCCGTGCTCGTCGGCCCACTCGCCGACCGGGGACCGGGACAGACCGCGCCCCCGCCCGGCGGGCGCGTCGGGCCGGGTGACCACGGCGACCAGCTCGTGCCGGGAGGCGGCGACGGCAGCCAGGGCGGGCACGGCGACGGCCGGCGTACCGGCGAAGATCACGCGCATCCGGGTCACCGCCCCAGGCCGAAGGGACCACCCGCGCCGTGCGGGTTGACCTTGACCGTGGGCGGGGCGGACGCGTCGTACCACTCGGCCTGGCGGATCGCCTTCATCGCCTCCTTGCGACCGGCGGCGTCCAGCCGGTCCAGGAAGAGCACGCCGTCGAGGTGGTCGGTCTCGTGCTGCACGCAGCGGGCCATCAGGCCGGTGCCGACGATCTGCAACGGGTCGCCGTAGCCGTTGAAGCCCTTGGCGATGACGTTCTGGCGGCGCTTGGTGTCGAAGTAGAGCCCGGGGATGGACAGGCAGCCCTCCGGGCCGTCCTGCTCCTCCTCGTCGGGGAACTCGAGCACGGGGTTGACGAGGTGCCCGAGCACGTCGTCGACGTCGAAGGCGAACACCCGCAGGCCCACACCGAGCTGCGGTGCGGCCAGACCGGCGCCGTTCTGCTCACGCATCGTGTCGGTCAGGTCGGCGATGAGCCGCCGCAACTCGACGTCGAAATCGACCACCGGATCGGCCGGCGTGCGCAGCACCGGATCCCCAAACAGACGGATGGGCTGGACGGTCACGCGGGGTGGCTCCTTCACGGGTCGGACGAGCGGTGCCGTACCAGTCTACGGAGTGCCCGGCCAGCGGCAGGGCGGCGCACCTCGATCACCCGCCGCCGGTGTGCCCAGCGTCACCGGCGGTCGGCCCGGGCCAGCAGGTCACGCACCCGTTCGGCGGCCGGGTGGCCGAGGTCGTCGAGGATGCCCACGGCTCGTCGCCAGCTCCGCGCGGCGCCGGCCGCGTCCCCCACCGCCTGCCGGCTCTCGCCGAGCCGGGACAGGGTGTCCGCCTCGTCGAAGCGGTCACTGACCCGCCGGTACAGCCCGATCGCCCGCTGGAAACAGCGGATCGCCGCACGGTGCTCGTCCAGCCGGGCGTGGATGAAGCCCAGACTGTCCCAGGTGTTCGCCTCACCGTGCCGGTCCCCCGTCGTCCGGAGCAGCCGCAACGCCTCCCGGCAGTGCCCGAGCGCCGGCTCGTACTGGCCGAGCTGGGCGTGCGCCCAGCCCACCGCGTTGCGGGCGCTGGCCTCCCCGGCGACGTGCCCGGCGGCCCGGTACAGCGCCAGGGCGCGCTCGCTCTGCTCCAGCGACTCGGCGTGCCGGCCGAGCCCGTCGAGCATCGCGCCGAACGCCCGGTGGGTACGCGCCTGCCCGGTGTGGTCACCCAGCTCCGCGAAGAACGCCAGGGCCTGGCGGTAGTTCCTCGCCGCCTCGTCCACCCGGCCCAGCCGGTACTGCACCCGGGCGAGGTCGCGGTGGGCGTTGGCCTGCCCGGGTCGGTCGCCGGCCCGCTGCGCCCCGGTCAGGGCGTTGTGCTGGGCCACCGCCAGGTCCGGCCACCGCCCCCGGCGTTGCAGGAAGTCCACGAGTGTCCAGGCCAGCTGCCACGCGTGACCGTCGAACCCGGCCCTCGTGGCGTGGGCCACCGCCGCCAGCAGCACCGGATACTCGACGCCGAACCAGGCGAGCGCCTGACCGAGGTCGGTGATCTCCTCCGGCAGCACACCCGGTGCGGCGGTCGCGAGGGTGACCGGATCCCGGCCCGGTTGCAGCAGCAACGCGGCGGCGTGTGCCGTGTGCAGGTAATGGTCGAGCCCTCGCCGGATCGCGGCCCGCCGGGACTCCGCCGGTTCGAGGCGTTCGACCTGCTCGGCCGCGTACGCCCGGAGGAGGTCGTGTGCGCCGTACCGGCCGGGGGCGTGTTCGGTGATGAGGTGCGCGTGGGCCAGCTCCGCCAGCAGCCGGGGCACGTCGGCCCGGGGCAGCCCGGCCAGGCTGGCCGCGGCGGCGACCCCGATGTCCGGGCCGGGGTGGCAGCCGAGGAGCCGGAACAGGCGTGCCGCCGACGGGGTCAGGCCCCGGTACGACCAGGAGAAGACGGCCTGCACGTCGGTGCTGGTGTCGCCCCCGTCGAACGAGTCGAGCAGTCGCGGCGACGCGCGCAGTTCGGCCGCGAGGGTGGCCAGCGGGAACGCCGGGTTCTCGGCGGCTCTCGCGGCGAGGACGGCGAGCGCCAGCGGTAGCCGCGCACACCGTTCGATGATCTCGTCCACCGCCTCCGGCTCGGCCGCCAGCCGGTTCGCGCCGAGCCGCCGGGCCAACAGCTGCCAGGCCTCCGCGGTGCTGAGCAGGTCGACGCCGACCGGCCGGGCGCCCTCGGTGGCGACCAGGCCGGCGAGCCGGTTGCGACTGGTGACCAGGACCAGGCAGCTCGCACTGCCGACCAGCAGGGGCCGGACCTGCTCGGCGTCGCGGGCATTGTCCAGCAGCACCAGCATCCGGCGGCCGGCGAGCAGGCTGCGGTAGAGGCCCACCTGCGCGGGCAGGTGGGTGGGGATCCGTTCGGGCGGCACCTCCAGGGCCTCCAGGAAGCCCCGCACCGCCTCGACCGCCGTCACCACCGTTCCGGTGGAGTCGAACCCGCGCAGGTCGACGTAGAGCTGGCCGTCCGGGAAGCGGTCGGCGACCCGGTGCGCCCAGTTGACGGCGAGGGTCGTCTTGCCGACCCCGGCCGTACCGGACACCGTCAGGACGGTGACCGGTGCCACGTCGTCCCCGGGCACCGGGGACACCGCGCACCCGGCGTCGAGCCGCGCGAGGTGGGTTGCCCTCCCGACGAACCCGGGCAGCGCCGGGGGCAGCTGGCGGGGCACCGGAAGCGGCGGGAACGCGGTGCCGGTGCGCGGGCCGCCGGCCCTGGGCCGAACGCCGACCCGTCTGGTGGTGGGGTGGTCCCGGGTGAGGTGTCGACGCCGCTCCTCGACCCGGTCCCGCGCGGTGGCCAGCACCCCCTGCTCGGCCGGGGTCGCCCCGAGCAGTCGGATGAGGGCGTCGAATCGTTCCGGCGGCGGCAGGATGTTGCCGGAGAAGTACTCCCCGATGATGCCGCGCGACCAGCCGGTCTTCGCGGCCAACTGCCGGTACGTCAGCAGTGTCTCGCCCTGCTGGCGGGCTTCCCGACGGCGCAGTTGGCGCAGCAAGCCGGCCAGCTCCGCAAGGGTCTGCGCCTCGGCGCCGGCACGGGCAAGCTCGAACGCTCCGGACGACCCATGTGACGTCTGACGAGTGCCGGAAGGTACCCACTGGTCGGACATGCGGCCCCCACCCCCGGTCATCCGGCCCCCCGGATGCGCACGGGCAGGGTAAGTCGACCCCCGCGCCGATCGATAGACAGTGGCCAATGTATGACAGTTCCACTGCGGACCGTTTCCCCGTCCGGCGGTGTCCAACCGTGTCCAGCCCCGTCCAGGATCTGCCCCGCCACGCCGACGTCCCTGCCACCGTCCCTGGTGCGGGCACGGCCCGCTCCACGATCCCTGGGGGAAGAGGTACCCGATGATCCGTCCACACCCGACCACCCGGCGCCCCGTGGCGATGCTGCGTCGCGTCGCCGTCACCGCGGTCAGCCTCGCGCTGCTCGCCGCGGGCATGACCGCCACATCCGCCGCCGCCGCACCCGCCGCCGCACCGGGCGGAAAGGCCGCCACCGCCGGGTCGTTCATCGACAGCACACCGGTGCCCGGCGGCTTCGCCTCCTGGTCGGAGTTGCTCCGGCTGCAGCAGCGCATGAACAGCGCCGCCGAGCGGATCACCAAGGCGGCCGAGCGCAGCCCGAACTCCGGCTTCGCCGGCATCGTCGCCGACCCCACCAACCGCCACCTCCAGGTCTACTGGAAGGGTGAGCCGCCGGCGAGCCTGGTGGCCAACGCGCGGGCCACCGTCGCCACAAAGGTGCTGCCCGCCGCCTACTCGCAGCGGGAACTCCTCGCCGCGGCCGACCGCCTGCGGGCCAAGGCGGGCGACGAGATCACCACTGTCGGGCCGCGCGCCGACGGCGCCGGCCTGCTCGTCGGCACCCAGGACGGGCTGCTCGGCGCGACGGCCATGGCCGGCGTGCCGGTGACCGTGCAGACCAAGGTCGCCGCCGCGCCCGCGACCCGGTGGGACGACACCGCGCCGTGGTGGGGCGGTGCCGCCTGGCGCAACGCCACCACCGGCGGTGGCTGCTCGACCGGCTTCGGGGTCTTCAAGAACGGGAACGCCCGGATCCTCTCCGCCGCGCACTGCGGCAACCTCAACAACGTCGCGACCGACCCGACCGGGCAGGCGATGGGCACCGTGAGCACCCGCAACGCCAGCACCGACACCCTGCTGTTGTCCGGCGGCTCCGGCGGCCGGGTCTTCAACAACAGCACCGACGCGCTGGGCAACGTGGTCAGTGAGTTCAGCAACCAGGTGATCGGCGCGTCGGCCAGCCAGGTCGGCAACTGGGTGTGCACCTCCGGCGCGTACTCCGGCACCCGCTGCTCGATCCAGGTGAAGGCCCGCAACCTGTGCATCAACGTGCGCGACTTCGGCCAGGTCTGCGGGCAGGTCCAGGCGGAGAACACCACCGGCGCCAACGCCGTCGGTCAGGGCGACAGCGGTGGCCCGGTGGAGATCGTGAACGCGGCGAACACCCTCCAGGTCTGGGCCACCGGCACCAACACCGCCATCGACGACACCTTCACGTCGACGGCCTGCACCGGCTACCGCCCCACCGGGCGGGTCTGCGCCTGGCGGTTCTACTACGAGGACATCTTCTCGGGCATGGCCGGCGTCGGCGCCACGGGCGTCGTCCTCGGCTGAGGTAGCTCGGCGACCCGCCGAACGACTCGGTGGCCGGGTCGGTGCGCACACCCGCGCACCGGCCCGGCCCTTGCCTGCTCTCAGGCGCCGGCGGCCGGCTGCCCGGCTAAGGAGCGGCCCCCCGGACGCCGGCCGGCGCGCCCAGCGACACCAGCAGGCTCTCGTAGCCACGCAGGGTCAGCCGGGTCCGGTGCCGGGGCGGCTCGACCAGCGCCAACTCGGGGAGGCGACGCAGCAGCATCGGGAACGCCAACCGCGCCTCCAGCCGGGCCAGGCCGGCGCCGAGGCAGTAGTGCGGGCCGGCGCCGAAGGACAGCGGGTGCCCCTGGTCCCGCATCGGGTCGAAACGCTGCGGGTCGGCGAACCGGCGCGGGTCACGGTTCGCCGCGCCGAGCAGCAACAACGCCGTGCTGCCGGCCGGAAGGTCGAGCCCGCCGCAGCGCACCGGCGCCGTGCTGGTCCGGGTGGTCAACTGCACCGGCGAGTCGTAGCGCAGCAGCTCCTCGACGTACGTCGGGGCGAGTGCGGGATCGGCGCGCAGCTCGGCGGCGGCGGCCGGGTGACGCAGCAGCACGACGAGACCGTTGCCGAGCAGGTTGGTCGTGGTCTCGAAGCCGGCCACCAGCAGCACCACCAGGTTGGCCAGCAGTTCGTCCCCGGTGAGCCGTTCGCCGTCGGCGTCGTGCACCTGAACCAGCGCGGTGGTCAGGTCGTCGGCCGGTGCCCGCCGCCG
Coding sequences within:
- a CDS encoding cytochrome P450: MEAAEALTLLMSPQGRVDPYPTYERLRAHGPVVQALPGLYVVTGYPEVDELLRDPRLGVLDDALRDQVWPNWRQSPAVSSIARSMLRTNPPDHSRMRRLAAGAFTPRRIAGMRDVVRTQAEELLDVLVDSAAGGAPVDILADFAYPLPVGVICALLGVPAADRPLFRRWAGDLTGVLEPEITPEELTVADAGAAELRDYFVELIVARRRAPADDLTTALVQVHDADGERLTGDELLANLVVLLVAGFETTTNLLGNGLVVLLRHPAAAAELRADPALAPTYVEELLRYDSPVQLTTRTSTAPVRCGGLDLPAGSTALLLLGAANRDPRRFADPQRFDPMRDQGHPLSFGAGPHYCLGAGLARLEARLAFPMLLRRLPELALVEPPRHRTRLTLRGYESLLVSLGAPAGVRGAAP
- a CDS encoding chymotrypsin family serine protease, with product MIRPHPTTRRPVAMLRRVAVTAVSLALLAAGMTATSAAAAPAAAPGGKAATAGSFIDSTPVPGGFASWSELLRLQQRMNSAAERITKAAERSPNSGFAGIVADPTNRHLQVYWKGEPPASLVANARATVATKVLPAAYSQRELLAAADRLRAKAGDEITTVGPRADGAGLLVGTQDGLLGATAMAGVPVTVQTKVAAAPATRWDDTAPWWGGAAWRNATTGGGCSTGFGVFKNGNARILSAAHCGNLNNVATDPTGQAMGTVSTRNASTDTLLLSGGSGGRVFNNSTDALGNVVSEFSNQVIGASASQVGNWVCTSGAYSGTRCSIQVKARNLCINVRDFGQVCGQVQAENTTGANAVGQGDSGGPVEIVNAANTLQVWATGTNTAIDDTFTSTACTGYRPTGRVCAWRFYYEDIFSGMAGVGATGVVLG
- a CDS encoding ATP-binding protein — encoded protein: MSDQWVPSGTRQTSHGSSGAFELARAGAEAQTLAELAGLLRQLRRREARQQGETLLTYRQLAAKTGWSRGIIGEYFSGNILPPPERFDALIRLLGATPAEQGVLATARDRVEERRRHLTRDHPTTRRVGVRPRAGGPRTGTAFPPLPVPRQLPPALPGFVGRATHLARLDAGCAVSPVPGDDVAPVTVLTVSGTAGVGKTTLAVNWAHRVADRFPDGQLYVDLRGFDSTGTVVTAVEAVRGFLEALEVPPERIPTHLPAQVGLYRSLLAGRRMLVLLDNARDAEQVRPLLVGSASCLVLVTSRNRLAGLVATEGARPVGVDLLSTAEAWQLLARRLGANRLAAEPEAVDEIIERCARLPLALAVLAARAAENPAFPLATLAAELRASPRLLDSFDGGDTSTDVQAVFSWSYRGLTPSAARLFRLLGCHPGPDIGVAAAASLAGLPRADVPRLLAELAHAHLITEHAPGRYGAHDLLRAYAAEQVERLEPAESRRAAIRRGLDHYLHTAHAAALLLQPGRDPVTLATAAPGVLPEEITDLGQALAWFGVEYPVLLAAVAHATRAGFDGHAWQLAWTLVDFLQRRGRWPDLAVAQHNALTGAQRAGDRPGQANAHRDLARVQYRLGRVDEAARNYRQALAFFAELGDHTGQARTHRAFGAMLDGLGRHAESLEQSERALALYRAAGHVAGEASARNAVGWAHAQLGQYEPALGHCREALRLLRTTGDRHGEANTWDSLGFIHARLDEHRAAIRCFQRAIGLYRRVSDRFDEADTLSRLGESRQAVGDAAGAARSWRRAVGILDDLGHPAAERVRDLLARADRR